A stretch of Lysinibacillus agricola DNA encodes these proteins:
- a CDS encoding IS66 family transposase codes for MNLLARKKYDKCQHVLCNVHLLRELHGIFELTKQEWAQEMADFLLKVKNQKETGELDAKKLSTCIENVKLKGEESNPIRPKEKNTSAADRSKVWHVIS; via the coding sequence GTGAACCTGTTAGCTCGAAAAAAGTACGACAAGTGCCAACATGTTTTGTGCAATGTGCATCTTCTTCGTGAATTGCACGGTATATTTGAACTAACGAAGCAAGAATGGGCACAAGAAATGGCTGATTTTCTTTTGAAAGTGAAAAATCAAAAGGAAACAGGTGAATTAGATGCAAAAAAATTGTCAACTTGCATCGAGAATGTGAAATTAAAAGGAGAAGAATCGAATCCTATTCGCCCAAAAGAAAAAAATACGTCCGCGGCAGACAGAAGCAAAGTCTGGCACGTAATCTCTTAA
- a CDS encoding class C sortase: MKRGLFSTILFVFGLGVFLYPTVSNYINHRMYEVVITDYEKQMGKLADVDIRKKFQVMAAYNESLKGLAIPTADPFSSSDKKNTMLVNMIKEDDVLGTVSIPKINEELPIYLGANEKHLSMGVGQIGGTSFPIGGPDSHTVLAGHRGYHGAKMFRYLDQLENGDKFYIRILGKELTYEVTGSEVIYPNQVDKLAIVKGKDKATLLTCEPYTSSKYRLLIYGERIKEEIPQNDTQAHTESIKQSQTHDFIKTIGFIIIGLLVIFIGLFGLLRKKK; encoded by the coding sequence ATGAAAAGGGGATTATTCAGTACGATATTATTTGTTTTTGGATTAGGAGTATTTCTATACCCAACTGTTTCAAATTACATCAATCATCGTATGTATGAAGTAGTCATTACAGATTATGAAAAACAGATGGGGAAATTAGCAGATGTGGACATACGTAAAAAGTTTCAAGTAATGGCAGCTTATAACGAATCATTAAAAGGGTTAGCCATTCCTACGGCAGATCCTTTTAGCAGTAGCGACAAGAAAAATACAATGCTTGTCAATATGATAAAAGAAGATGATGTACTTGGTACCGTTAGCATTCCGAAAATCAATGAAGAACTTCCCATCTACTTAGGTGCAAACGAGAAGCATCTAAGCATGGGTGTTGGTCAAATTGGTGGAACTTCCTTTCCTATCGGTGGACCGGATTCGCATACTGTATTAGCGGGACATCGTGGTTATCATGGTGCCAAGATGTTCCGGTATCTCGATCAACTTGAAAATGGTGACAAATTCTATATTCGTATTTTAGGAAAAGAATTAACATATGAAGTAACGGGAAGCGAAGTCATTTATCCTAACCAAGTGGATAAACTCGCGATTGTGAAGGGAAAGGATAAGGCTACATTACTCACATGTGAACCTTACACGTCAAGTAAATACCGTTTACTCATTTATGGTGAGAGGATAAAAGAAGAAATACCTCAAAATGATACACAAGCTCATACAGAAAGTATCAAACAATCCCAAACACATGACTTTATCAAAACAATCGGTTTTATCATAATAGGACTGCTGGTTATTTTTATTGGATTGTTTGGGTTGCTAAGGAAGAAAAAATAA
- a CDS encoding aspartyl-phosphate phosphatase Spo0E family protein has product MNCITLRYLVENKRAEMIQLTKHYMLTSLEVIRISQELDNLLNMLRKCE; this is encoded by the coding sequence ATGAATTGTATAACACTAAGATACCTAGTAGAAAATAAGAGAGCAGAAATGATTCAATTAACAAAACATTATATGCTCACTTCCTTGGAAGTTATTCGAATAAGTCAAGAATTAGATAATTTATTGAATATGTTACGAAAATGCGAATGA
- a CDS encoding SpaA isopeptide-forming pilin-related protein, whose protein sequence is MKKTLRLLLAFVVMFATLPGMFAKAATPTNGTLTIHKYEQEKNGAPSTEGDGSANQTIPTDAKALPGVTFEIKQIMSFNKISNDGKIAEESVTPVTNATPIKVTTDADGQAVFKDLPLGRYEVKEVSGPPHINLNPNTYTVDIPMTSKNGDVLNYDVHMYPKNEIKRGAVELTKKGAEGKDLAGAEFTLFKADGTAVKTGLTTGTNGKIRAEGLEYGDYYFQEIKAPTGYVLDSTKYPFSIQESGTINADGTIKSGVVVPVEITNYLEPTIDKKINNDLEFLPINPLKDYNYDIKTLIPEDIKDYKNYAVTDTLDDRLTIQGTPVVTIDGVAVDASVVEVTVDGQKVTATVKDFSKLDGKKELHLQIKSQIKEETAAGTEIPNTAAIDFTNKNDITGNKETNPVIVTPTAGSIQLTKVDGADGKTLAGAEFELRDNGKVVVLGGQPVKGVSDVNGLITWNNIPYGDYQIVETKAPTYIKDDGTTASYQQLRDPIDVTINADHQKIELDVKNNKSGWYLPSTGGMGTILFSIVGIVLMAAATFVFFRRKTVNN, encoded by the coding sequence ATGAAAAAAACGCTAAGGCTTTTACTAGCTTTTGTAGTAATGTTCGCAACATTACCGGGTATGTTTGCAAAGGCAGCAACCCCAACGAATGGTACTTTAACAATCCACAAGTATGAACAAGAAAAAAATGGAGCGCCAAGTACAGAAGGTGATGGTTCTGCAAATCAAACCATTCCTACAGATGCTAAGGCATTACCAGGCGTAACGTTTGAGATTAAACAAATTATGTCATTCAATAAGATTTCAAATGATGGAAAAATTGCAGAAGAATCTGTAACACCAGTAACAAATGCAACTCCGATTAAAGTAACAACAGATGCAGACGGTCAAGCTGTATTTAAAGATTTACCATTAGGTCGTTATGAAGTAAAAGAAGTTTCTGGTCCACCACATATTAATTTAAACCCAAATACATATACAGTCGATATTCCAATGACAAGTAAGAATGGTGACGTATTAAACTATGATGTTCACATGTATCCAAAGAACGAAATTAAACGCGGGGCAGTAGAATTAACAAAAAAAGGTGCAGAAGGTAAAGATCTAGCAGGTGCTGAATTCACTTTATTTAAAGCAGATGGCACAGCAGTAAAAACTGGTTTAACAACAGGTACTAATGGGAAAATTCGTGCAGAAGGTCTAGAATACGGTGATTACTATTTCCAAGAAATAAAAGCACCTACAGGATATGTTTTAGATTCAACAAAATATCCGTTTTCAATTCAAGAATCCGGTACAATTAATGCAGACGGTACGATTAAATCTGGTGTTGTCGTGCCAGTAGAAATTACAAACTATCTAGAACCAACAATTGATAAAAAGATTAATAACGATTTAGAGTTTTTACCAATTAATCCGTTAAAAGATTACAATTATGATATTAAAACGTTAATTCCAGAAGATATTAAGGATTATAAAAATTATGCAGTAACAGATACGCTTGATGATCGATTAACAATTCAAGGTACACCAGTTGTAACAATCGATGGCGTAGCAGTAGATGCAAGTGTTGTAGAAGTAACGGTAGATGGTCAAAAAGTAACAGCTACTGTAAAAGATTTTTCAAAGTTAGATGGTAAAAAAGAACTTCATTTGCAAATCAAGTCGCAAATTAAAGAAGAAACAGCGGCAGGAACAGAAATTCCAAATACAGCAGCAATTGATTTTACAAACAAAAACGACATAACAGGTAATAAGGAAACAAATCCAGTTATTGTAACACCAACAGCAGGAAGCATTCAATTAACAAAAGTGGATGGTGCAGACGGAAAAACATTAGCAGGTGCAGAATTTGAATTACGCGATAACGGTAAAGTCGTAGTATTAGGAGGGCAACCAGTAAAAGGTGTATCAGACGTAAATGGTTTGATCACATGGAACAATATCCCTTACGGAGATTACCAAATCGTTGAGACAAAAGCACCGACTTATATAAAAGATGATGGTACAACAGCTTCTTATCAACAATTAAGAGACCCAATTGATGTAACAATTAATGCAGATCATCAAAAAATTGAATTAGATGTAAAAAATAATAAGAGCGGCTGGTACCTTCCTTCAACAGGCGGTATGGGAACAATACTATTCTCTATAGTAGGTATTGTACTAATGGCTGCAGCGACATTTGTTTTCTTCCGAAGAAAAACAGTAAATAACTAA
- a CDS encoding protoglobin domain-containing protein: MHCFYKNLELEESLLTLINNNSSVAALKKTLKLHILEMFSGIIDDEYF, encoded by the coding sequence ATTCATTGTTTTTACAAGAATCTAGAATTGGAAGAATCCCTACTGACACTAATTAATAATAATAGTTCAGTTGCAGCCTTGAAGAAAACTTTGAAATTACATATTTTAGAAATGTTTTCGGGAATAATCGATGATGAATATTTTTAA
- a CDS encoding class C sortase, whose translation MKRKIIFGCIFLLGLGIFLYPTISNWLATRTHYSQVSSYDKTVKSLQKKELERREKEADAYNKQVQNSNQTFSDPFAEKEKRDGKSYDDALNIGDVMGYVEIPKVKVKLPIYPGTSEEVLGRGVGHLDKSSLPVGGKGTHTVLTGHRGLPSALLFTDLDKMKESDVFYIHSLGKVLAYQVDQIKVVLPSETEDLLPVNNQDYATLLTCTPYGVNTHRLLVRGHRIPYELKEKEKAIALAPSMLEDWKVIASISAIVIAVILLNFTKVRKKKQTS comes from the coding sequence ATGAAACGGAAGATTATTTTTGGATGTATTTTTTTATTAGGACTTGGTATTTTCTTATATCCTACCATAAGTAACTGGCTGGCTACGAGAACGCATTATTCTCAGGTTAGTTCGTATGATAAAACAGTAAAATCATTGCAAAAGAAAGAGCTAGAACGTCGGGAAAAAGAAGCGGATGCGTACAATAAACAAGTTCAAAATTCGAATCAAACATTTTCAGATCCATTCGCAGAAAAAGAAAAACGTGATGGGAAATCTTATGACGATGCCCTTAACATCGGGGATGTTATGGGGTATGTGGAAATCCCAAAAGTTAAGGTGAAACTCCCTATTTATCCAGGAACTTCTGAAGAAGTTTTAGGTCGGGGGGTAGGTCACTTGGACAAGTCTTCTTTGCCAGTAGGAGGAAAAGGAACACATACCGTATTAACAGGACATCGAGGTTTGCCTTCGGCATTATTGTTTACAGATTTAGATAAAATGAAGGAATCTGATGTGTTCTATATTCATTCCTTAGGTAAAGTCCTTGCCTATCAAGTTGATCAGATTAAAGTTGTATTACCAAGTGAAACAGAGGATTTACTCCCTGTAAATAATCAAGATTATGCCACACTACTTACTTGTACGCCTTATGGAGTGAATACGCATAGGTTATTAGTAAGAGGGCACCGCATTCCTTACGAACTGAAAGAAAAAGAAAAAGCGATCGCTTTAGCGCCATCTATGTTAGAAGATTGGAAGGTTATTGCCTCAATAAGCGCTATTGTAATAGCAGTAATACTCCTAAATTTCACGAAAGTTAGAAAGAAAAAGCAAACGAGTTAA
- a CDS encoding SpaA isopeptide-forming pilin-related protein — MMSVLLSFQQFDISAVAAASEVPNLELDFKALQQEVLSGKTADFELNVKVTGSQTTLTNGKLVVILPKHPEVPVTYSQIPNGVPDATLTIAGVSPIYNAQNATLTYNFKELKSGQVYKTIIQAVPELGKTPVSDKEKNLEADASVKVDQYADALNSGKKTTKVISNGAVSANTTTSETAKESTATSETAKESTATSETAKESTATSETAKESFATSGTEKESTATSETAKESFATSGTEKESTTTSETAKESTATSETEKESTTTSETAKESTATSETEKESTTTSETAKGSTATSETEKESTTTSETAKGSTTTLKTAVAFNATLGTANLELYLNSLQQEVLSGKTANYELNVKVTGSQTTLTNGQMVVNLPKHPEVPIIYPQIQNGVPNETLTIDGVSPIYNAQNGTLTYNFPELVSGQVYKTIIQVIPELGKTPVSDKDKNIRNLESNASIKVDQYAEALDSGKKTTMVISNGAVGISKTYTSTKKYSNNSWTLSTDAPVQGDLGGWTIKASIPKTDAGLSYIQENGKIRIVDQIPAGLVFDSTLQDSGFTGVYNSSNNTVTWEFDAPTFAEQELVSINGNLFTKELKINLKFDSSIPDFSTITNTATATYQPYRIGNISNISTSGSSDIMIASGGGPTPDVNGQYYYGVHRGPLDGSSGKINNDNNNLNYIPTVTDEAYLRFFSPSVIGPYGMNYRINSGAWQNNNSQYPYQQIIDSGYKTYTMEYTIDSKLDLTELLLVKPYEFYNTSVAKRPLTQIPDTFVQLKINGVWKSEYPIQFPISNQVGTNTGKLDVTQFGKDGHVEAFRVIYRNASGKMYGTVNSFYNVVKGAVGQTANSVKNYFELNDGTKIEREPIDDSSPMGNRHVNIVQNSSEDPLVQSSIQFVDSGGKPLTTGSNVQRGNNRIQIQFQNNAASQANITGPLELVALLPKGINILDQPNMLYSNNSVNPTYQVIGEVNGQQQIKFTWDNQRLLPGEKITANFDVDVTRTALSNLELQVYGFSANTGLQVPTSQGNVYTKSVLETDTNDLNQNGNTTQPRVKSANKYSIVKNDNLQIMKQVKGSLDDEFSLFGYTNPDGDVTYRFNLTNTTNEIIEQFMFLDVLPSVGDLGITDNTERGSKFETTLKGPISFAGTKWQDQVTVYYSMSKNPKRDDLYATVDYSVGSTPQPNPAGAEDPNWMLASAVTNWNDIHSFKIVMNDGVQWLEGQDIQFDVEAKAPALPVDTALFDEKTPEVDRAAWNSFAVTTNELLAVEPLRVGVIMKAQPGSLEITKVDDQTGKVLSGATFELRKYESDSSTQYSVIASGTTDGVGKLLLKDIPLGSYKLVETKAPNDHMLLRDPIDVNITTSGEVVKLTVKNSKIGWEIPKTGGIGTTLFYGIGVLLMITALFLLLRKRSRNK; from the coding sequence ATGATGTCGGTGCTATTGTCATTTCAGCAATTTGATATATCTGCAGTAGCTGCCGCGTCAGAAGTACCAAATTTGGAACTGGATTTTAAAGCGCTACAACAAGAAGTACTTTCTGGAAAAACAGCTGATTTTGAGTTGAATGTAAAAGTAACAGGCTCCCAGACAACTTTGACGAATGGTAAACTCGTCGTGATTCTACCGAAGCATCCTGAGGTTCCCGTGACTTACTCGCAAATTCCAAACGGTGTTCCAGATGCAACATTAACAATCGCTGGTGTGAGTCCAATCTATAATGCGCAAAACGCTACATTAACTTACAATTTCAAAGAATTAAAATCCGGACAAGTCTACAAAACGATTATTCAGGCAGTTCCTGAGTTAGGAAAAACACCTGTCAGCGATAAAGAGAAAAATCTCGAAGCTGATGCGAGTGTGAAAGTAGACCAATATGCAGATGCGTTGAATTCAGGAAAGAAAACAACAAAAGTAATTTCAAATGGAGCTGTTAGTGCTAATACCACAACATCGGAAACAGCAAAAGAATCTACCGCAACATCGGAAACAGCAAAAGAATCTACCGCAACATCGGAAACAGCAAAAGAATCTACCGCAACATCGGAAACAGCAAAAGAATCTTTCGCAACATCGGGAACAGAGAAAGAATCTACCGCAACATCGGAAACAGCAAAAGAATCTTTCGCAACATCGGGAACAGAGAAAGAATCTACCACAACATCGGAAACAGCAAAAGAATCTACCGCAACATCGGAAACAGAGAAAGAATCTACCACAACATCGGAAACAGCAAAAGAATCTACCGCAACATCGGAAACAGAGAAAGAATCTACCACAACATCGGAAACAGCAAAAGGATCTACCGCAACATCGGAAACGGAGAAAGAATCTACCACAACATCGGAAACAGCAAAAGGATCTACCACAACATTGAAAACAGCGGTAGCATTTAACGCTACACTAGGAACAGCAAATCTAGAGTTGTATTTAAACTCTTTACAACAAGAAGTGCTTTCTGGAAAAACAGCCAATTATGAGTTGAATGTAAAAGTAACAGGCTCCCAGACAACTTTGACGAATGGCCAAATGGTTGTCAACTTACCGAAGCATCCAGAGGTTCCTATAATTTACCCGCAAATTCAAAACGGTGTTCCGAATGAAACATTAACGATTGATGGTGTGAGTCCAATCTATAATGCACAGAATGGTACTTTAACTTACAATTTCCCAGAATTGGTATCTGGACAAGTCTATAAAACCATTATTCAAGTAATTCCTGAACTAGGAAAAACGCCTGTTAGCGATAAAGATAAAAATATCAGGAATCTCGAATCTAATGCGAGTATTAAAGTAGATCAGTATGCGGAAGCTTTGGACTCCGGTAAAAAAACGACAATGGTCATTTCAAATGGAGCAGTGGGTATCTCTAAAACCTATACTAGTACAAAAAAGTACAGTAATAATAGCTGGACTTTGAGTACTGACGCTCCGGTTCAAGGGGACTTAGGTGGTTGGACGATTAAAGCCAGCATCCCTAAAACAGATGCAGGACTGAGCTATATTCAAGAAAATGGTAAAATCCGCATTGTCGATCAAATACCTGCAGGGCTCGTTTTTGATTCTACTTTACAAGACTCAGGGTTTACGGGTGTATATAATTCCTCAAATAACACAGTAACTTGGGAATTCGATGCACCAACTTTTGCTGAACAAGAACTAGTAAGTATTAATGGGAATTTATTTACAAAAGAGTTAAAGATTAATTTGAAATTTGATTCTAGTATCCCAGATTTCTCAACTATAACAAATACGGCAACAGCTACTTATCAGCCCTATAGGATTGGAAACATATCCAATATTAGTACATCAGGAAGTAGCGATATAATGATTGCAAGTGGTGGAGGACCCACGCCGGATGTTAATGGTCAGTATTACTATGGGGTGCATAGAGGGCCTTTGGATGGTAGTAGTGGGAAGATAAATAATGATAATAATAATTTAAATTATATACCAACTGTTACGGATGAGGCATATTTACGTTTTTTTAGTCCTTCGGTTATAGGCCCTTATGGGATGAACTATCGAATCAATTCAGGAGCTTGGCAAAATAACAATAGCCAGTATCCTTATCAACAAATAATAGATTCAGGATATAAAACCTATACGATGGAATATACCATTGACAGTAAATTAGATTTAACAGAACTTCTTTTGGTGAAACCTTATGAGTTCTATAATACATCAGTTGCAAAAAGACCACTTACACAAATACCAGATACATTTGTCCAATTAAAAATAAACGGTGTATGGAAATCAGAGTATCCTATTCAATTCCCAATTTCAAATCAAGTTGGTACAAACACAGGTAAATTGGATGTAACTCAATTTGGTAAGGATGGTCATGTCGAAGCTTTTCGTGTCATTTATAGAAATGCTTCAGGTAAAATGTATGGCACCGTTAATTCTTTTTATAATGTAGTAAAAGGTGCTGTAGGACAGACAGCCAATAGTGTAAAGAATTATTTTGAGTTAAATGATGGTACAAAAATAGAGCGTGAACCTATTGATGATTCATCACCTATGGGGAATCGCCATGTCAATATTGTTCAGAATTCAAGTGAGGATCCGCTTGTCCAATCTTCTATTCAGTTTGTAGATAGTGGAGGTAAGCCGTTAACAACAGGCTCAAACGTACAACGCGGGAACAACCGTATCCAAATTCAGTTCCAAAATAATGCTGCATCACAAGCGAATATTACAGGACCGCTGGAACTCGTTGCGTTATTACCAAAAGGGATCAACATATTGGACCAACCAAATATGTTGTACAGCAATAATTCAGTGAATCCGACATATCAAGTAATCGGTGAGGTTAACGGTCAACAACAAATCAAATTCACTTGGGATAATCAACGTTTATTACCTGGTGAAAAAATAACGGCAAACTTTGATGTGGATGTAACACGAACAGCGTTATCAAATCTAGAATTGCAAGTATATGGCTTCTCAGCGAATACGGGGCTGCAAGTACCTACTTCTCAAGGAAATGTTTATACAAAATCAGTTCTAGAAACAGATACGAATGATCTAAATCAAAACGGAAATACGACTCAGCCTCGTGTCAAGTCAGCTAATAAGTATTCGATTGTCAAGAACGATAACTTGCAAATTATGAAACAAGTAAAAGGTAGTTTAGACGATGAGTTTTCGTTATTTGGATATACAAACCCAGATGGAGATGTAACGTATCGTTTCAATTTAACTAATACAACGAATGAAATTATTGAGCAGTTTATGTTTCTAGATGTATTACCGTCAGTAGGGGATTTAGGAATTACGGATAACACAGAACGAGGTAGTAAATTTGAAACGACATTAAAAGGACCTATTAGTTTTGCGGGAACGAAATGGCAAGACCAAGTCACAGTTTACTACAGTATGTCCAAAAACCCAAAACGTGATGATTTATACGCAACAGTAGATTATTCGGTCGGTTCTACACCACAACCGAACCCAGCTGGTGCAGAGGATCCAAATTGGATGTTGGCAAGTGCGGTTACAAATTGGAACGATATTCATAGTTTCAAGATTGTCATGAATGATGGCGTCCAATGGTTAGAAGGACAAGATATTCAATTTGACGTAGAGGCAAAAGCGCCAGCCTTACCAGTAGACACGGCACTTTTTGACGAAAAGACACCTGAAGTGGACCGTGCTGCATGGAATTCCTTTGCAGTGACAACGAATGAACTTCTAGCTGTAGAACCCTTACGGGTAGGGGTTATTATGAAAGCGCAACCTGGATCACTTGAAATTACAAAAGTAGACGATCAAACAGGAAAAGTTCTCTCAGGTGCAACGTTTGAACTTCGGAAATATGAATCAGATAGTTCAACGCAGTATTCAGTAATAGCTAGTGGTACAACGGATGGAGTCGGGAAACTTTTACTTAAGGATATCCCTTTAGGTTCATATAAGCTTGTTGAAACGAAAGCACCAAATGATCATATGCTTTTAAGGGATCCGATAGACGTTAATATTACAACATCAGGCGAAGTGGTAAAACTGACAGTGAAAAACTCGAAGATAGGATGGGAGATACCAAAAACAGGCGGAATTGGGACCACTTTATTCTACGGAATTGGTGTATTACTTATGATAACCGCGTTATTCCTATTACTTCGCAAGAGAAGTCGAAATAAATAG